The proteins below are encoded in one region of Segatella copri:
- a CDS encoding MBOAT family protein codes for MNYSTFEISALWHWIGRLFVYQADSPLMMGSIPFALLFIFFLAIYTLLKSYSRTAMMMYVICFSLFFAYKVNGMVMWMLPLTACINYAVTQEMRLHEGKARKALLTFVVLVDLTLLCYFKYTNFIIGDVVNEMFSTNFSLQSIALPVGISFYTFQAISYAVDTYKRKFDMEVTLLEYCFYLTFFPLLMAGPITRAANLIPRLKRNEQASSRMLWTGLFLIMLGLVKKNMLSDYIAQFNNWVFDAPQTFSGFENLAALFGYPVQIFLDFSGYSDMSIGVAAILGFYLPDNFYFPYCSLSVTEFWHRWHISLSFWFRDYVYIPLGGNRKGKVRMYFNNFLTMLVAGLWHGSSWMFVIWGALHGFGLVVHKFFSRQLGISFPRTLAGNSLSWLITYLYICFAWSFFRAKDLGVLGKMWDKVANDFSIDYLVPFFHARPAWTLCIIGVMLSYLFTERQYHRLQARFILLPWVTKLLLFIICLQMVVEASQESVQPFIYYQF; via the coding sequence ATGAATTATTCAACATTCGAAATAAGTGCCTTGTGGCATTGGATAGGGCGGCTGTTTGTTTATCAGGCAGATTCTCCGCTGATGATGGGCAGCATTCCGTTTGCGCTGCTCTTCATCTTCTTCCTTGCCATTTATACCCTGCTCAAGAGCTATTCGCGCACAGCCATGATGATGTATGTCATCTGCTTCAGCCTTTTTTTTGCCTATAAGGTGAACGGAATGGTGATGTGGATGCTGCCGCTTACGGCTTGCATCAATTATGCCGTAACCCAGGAAATGAGACTGCATGAAGGGAAGGCGCGCAAGGCGCTGCTCACCTTCGTGGTGCTTGTAGACCTGACTCTGCTGTGCTATTTCAAATATACCAATTTCATCATTGGCGATGTAGTCAACGAGATGTTCAGCACCAACTTCTCCCTGCAGTCTATCGCTCTGCCTGTAGGTATCTCGTTCTATACCTTCCAGGCTATCAGCTATGCGGTAGATACCTATAAGCGTAAGTTCGACATGGAGGTAACGCTCCTGGAATATTGCTTCTATCTCACCTTCTTTCCGCTGCTGATGGCGGGTCCTATCACCCGTGCCGCCAATCTGATACCCAGACTGAAACGAAACGAACAGGCTTCCAGTAGAATGCTGTGGACGGGACTCTTTCTCATCATGCTGGGACTGGTCAAAAAGAATATGCTGAGCGATTATATCGCACAGTTCAACAACTGGGTGTTTGATGCGCCGCAAACCTTCTCGGGTTTCGAGAATCTGGCAGCACTCTTCGGATACCCTGTCCAGATCTTCCTCGATTTCTCGGGATACAGCGATATGAGTATCGGTGTGGCAGCCATCCTGGGTTTCTATCTACCCGACAACTTCTATTTCCCTTACTGCTCACTCTCGGTTACCGAGTTTTGGCATCGCTGGCACATCTCACTTTCCTTCTGGTTCCGCGATTATGTGTATATTCCGCTGGGTGGAAACCGGAAGGGAAAGGTGCGCATGTATTTCAACAACTTCCTCACCATGCTGGTGGCAGGCTTATGGCATGGCTCTTCCTGGATGTTCGTTATCTGGGGTGCTCTTCATGGTTTCGGACTTGTGGTGCATAAGTTCTTCAGCCGTCAGTTGGGCATAAGCTTTCCTCGTACGCTGGCTGGCAATTCCCTCAGCTGGCTCATCACCTATTTATATATATGCTTTGCTTGGTCGTTCTTCCGTGCTAAGGATTTGGGGGTGTTGGGGAAGATGTGGGATAAGGTGGCAAATGATTTCAGTATCGATTATCTGGTGCCTTTCTTCCATGCCCGTCCTGCCTGGACGCTTTGCATCATAGGTGTCATGCTGAGCTATCTCTTTACCGAGCGCCAGTATCACCGTCTTCAGGCGCGGTTCATACTTCTGCCTTGGGTGACCAAACTGCTGCTCTTCATCATCTGTCTGCAGATGGTAGTTGAGGCTTCTCAGGAGAGTGTACAGCCGTTCATTTATTATCAGTTCTAG
- a CDS encoding thioredoxin-like domain-containing protein, protein MKKLLFFLLLTTAVVGRAQTSLDLLPVGTEAPDFTITDSKTGKKIFQLSDKKTQKDKDGKTVPGVWTVLDFWASWCPDCRRDMPMVKAIYDKYNTKIQVVGVSFDTDEAKMKKYLGDNQYTWLQYCEFKKWKETKISKDYHISWIPTSYLINPEGKIAFSTVKAEEMMKKLDSLDQAGALKPAQVQTALKKVYNESIDPMAQIDEALAKARKNGKFVICQVGGNWCPWCLKFAYFVEKNVAVNKMVNDHFEYIHVNYNRRKTAGDAAVKKAEQLMKRLNNPQRFGFPVFVVLDETGKVLHIQDSSFLEEGKGYNEEKVLRFLKSWTPQAVKG, encoded by the coding sequence ATGAAGAAACTATTATTCTTTTTGCTCCTGACGACGGCTGTCGTCGGTAGAGCACAGACTTCGCTTGACTTGCTGCCTGTAGGCACCGAGGCTCCCGATTTCACGATTACTGACAGTAAGACGGGTAAGAAAATCTTCCAGCTCTCAGATAAGAAGACTCAGAAGGATAAAGACGGAAAGACGGTTCCGGGTGTCTGGACCGTGCTCGATTTCTGGGCTTCCTGGTGTCCTGACTGCAGAAGAGACATGCCGATGGTGAAGGCTATCTATGACAAATACAATACCAAGATCCAGGTAGTGGGTGTTTCTTTTGATACCGATGAGGCGAAGATGAAGAAATATCTGGGCGATAATCAGTATACCTGGTTGCAATACTGTGAGTTTAAGAAATGGAAGGAAACAAAGATTTCCAAGGATTATCACATCTCATGGATTCCTACCTCTTATCTTATCAATCCGGAAGGTAAGATTGCATTCTCTACCGTGAAGGCGGAGGAGATGATGAAGAAACTGGATTCGCTCGACCAGGCTGGAGCATTGAAACCTGCTCAGGTGCAGACTGCTCTCAAGAAGGTGTATAATGAAAGCATCGATCCGATGGCTCAGATTGATGAGGCTTTGGCTAAAGCTAGAAAGAATGGCAAGTTTGTTATCTGTCAGGTAGGTGGTAACTGGTGTCCATGGTGCTTGAAGTTTGCCTATTTTGTGGAGAAAAATGTTGCGGTCAACAAGATGGTGAATGATCATTTCGAATATATTCATGTGAACTACAATCGCAGAAAAACTGCCGGTGATGCGGCGGTGAAGAAGGCTGAGCAGCTGATGAAGCGACTGAACAATCCTCAGCGTTTCGGATTCCCGGTCTTTGTGGTGCTCGATGAAACCGGAAAGGTTCTCCATATCCAGGATTCCAGTTTTCTGGAAGAAGGTAAGGGATATAACGAAGAAAAGGTGCTCAGATTCCTGAAGAGCTGGACACCTCAGGCAGTAAAAGGATAA